Proteins encoded within one genomic window of Gammaproteobacteria bacterium:
- a CDS encoding efflux RND transporter permease subunit: protein MNRLLEAFVRKPVLALVASLAILLVGGRAALNLPIQQFPRIESAAIIVQTTYIGASADVVRGFITTPIERAVATVTGIDYVESQSIAGLSTVTVRLKLNADANVALTEVGARLDQIRAELPGDSEPPTVVVQRADRPYASFYISYKSDRLSRAQVTEWLTRAVQPALSTVPGVQRADIAGGTPLAMRIWLDPERMAALGVSAREVYDALRRNNYLAALGRTEGQSAQVDLLANTDLRSPEEFADLIVRQRAGATLRLRDVARVELGAEEAASETRENAEPTVFMAVWTLPGVNEIEVADALYRRLAELEPSLPAGMRVLVGYDGTLYMRNAIRGIFTTLAETVAIVALVVFLFLGSLRTALVPLVAIPISLVGAAIFMYLLGFSLNLLTMLAIVLSVGLVVDDAIVVVENVQRLVDQGMSRIDAALASARQLFAPLVSMTITLAAVYAPIGFLSGLTGVLFKEFAFTLAMAVIMSGIVALVLSPVMSSQLVRERSERPRLAAFVEARFTRLRERYARVLDATLAQRNTTLVAGGAALLLLAPLFLLSPRELAPTEDQGEISIFVESAPDASVRYTAERTADVVRRLLELPEAYLSWEVSRRNVGFGGMALKDYSQRERSAMEILPQAYGLVRDITGARAFVSLAAALPGAGQFDVEMVVTAADDIERMLPVAQSLVKAARASGRFMFADTDLKVDISQASVVIDRNRVADLGLDLTQVGQELGVLLGGAYVNRFNLDGRSYKVIPQMGEAERRDVSRLLDLKVMGPGGQLIPVSSFARVESNAAPRSLNRFQQRNSFRINGGIFPGLTKEQGLAALEAAAAEVLPPGYAIDYAGESRQIRTEGATLSGTLAFAVVLIYLVLTAQFGNFRDPLVILLASVPLALTSALVFTFLEFTTINIFTQVGLITLVGLIAKNGILIVEFANKLREAGQERMAAIREASLERLRPVLMTTAATVFGHLPLVLVSGPGAAARNSIGIVLVSGMAIGTLFTLLILPAVYLWLSGAHEAGPAAAGSAAGRDGAPGRTAASANS from the coding sequence GTGAACCGGCTGCTCGAAGCCTTCGTCCGCAAGCCGGTGCTCGCCCTGGTGGCGAGCCTGGCCATCCTGCTGGTCGGCGGGCGGGCAGCGCTGAACCTGCCCATCCAGCAGTTCCCGCGCATCGAGAGCGCGGCGATCATCGTCCAGACCACCTACATCGGTGCCAGCGCCGACGTGGTGCGCGGCTTCATCACTACGCCGATCGAGCGCGCCGTCGCCACCGTGACCGGCATCGACTACGTCGAGTCGCAGAGCATTGCCGGGCTGTCGACGGTGACGGTACGGCTGAAGCTCAACGCCGACGCCAATGTGGCACTGACCGAGGTCGGCGCGCGGCTCGACCAGATTCGCGCCGAGCTGCCCGGCGATTCCGAGCCGCCCACCGTCGTCGTGCAGCGGGCGGACCGCCCCTACGCCAGCTTCTACATCAGCTACAAGTCCGACCGCCTCAGCCGCGCGCAGGTAACCGAGTGGCTGACACGCGCCGTGCAGCCGGCCCTGTCCACGGTGCCGGGCGTGCAACGCGCCGACATCGCCGGCGGTACGCCGCTCGCCATGCGCATCTGGCTCGATCCGGAGCGCATGGCGGCGCTCGGCGTCAGCGCGCGCGAGGTCTACGACGCGCTCCGCCGCAACAACTACCTGGCGGCGCTCGGCCGCACCGAGGGGCAGTCTGCGCAGGTGGACCTGCTGGCGAACACCGACCTGCGCTCACCGGAGGAGTTCGCCGATCTCATCGTGCGGCAAAGGGCGGGCGCGACCCTGCGGCTGCGCGACGTGGCCCGGGTGGAACTCGGCGCCGAAGAGGCTGCCTCCGAGACGCGGGAGAACGCCGAGCCCACGGTGTTCATGGCCGTGTGGACCCTGCCGGGGGTGAACGAGATCGAAGTGGCCGATGCGCTGTACCGCCGCCTCGCCGAGCTGGAGCCGTCACTGCCTGCGGGCATGCGGGTGCTGGTCGGCTACGACGGCACCCTCTACATGCGCAATGCCATCCGCGGCATCTTCACCACGCTGGCCGAGACGGTGGCCATCGTCGCGCTGGTGGTGTTCCTGTTCCTCGGCTCGCTACGCACCGCACTGGTGCCGCTGGTCGCCATCCCGATCTCGCTGGTCGGCGCCGCCATCTTCATGTACCTGCTGGGCTTCTCGCTGAACCTGCTGACCATGCTGGCGATCGTGCTCTCGGTCGGGCTGGTGGTCGACGATGCCATCGTCGTCGTCGAGAACGTGCAGCGGCTGGTCGACCAGGGGATGAGCCGGATCGACGCGGCGCTGGCCAGCGCCCGCCAGCTGTTCGCGCCGCTGGTGTCGATGACCATCACGCTGGCCGCGGTCTATGCGCCGATCGGCTTCCTCTCCGGTCTCACCGGGGTGCTCTTCAAGGAGTTCGCCTTCACGCTGGCGATGGCGGTGATCATGTCCGGCATCGTCGCCCTGGTGCTCTCGCCGGTCATGAGTTCGCAGCTGGTGCGCGAGCGCAGCGAGCGGCCACGGCTGGCGGCATTCGTCGAGGCACGTTTCACGCGACTGCGTGAACGCTACGCCCGCGTGCTGGACGCCACCCTCGCGCAGCGCAATACCACGCTGGTGGCCGGTGGCGCGGCGCTGCTGCTTCTCGCGCCGCTGTTCCTGCTGTCGCCACGGGAGCTGGCGCCCACCGAGGACCAGGGCGAGATCAGCATCTTCGTCGAGTCGGCGCCCGACGCCTCGGTGCGCTACACCGCCGAGCGCACGGCCGACGTCGTCCGCAGGCTGCTGGAACTGCCGGAGGCCTACCTGAGCTGGGAGGTGTCGCGGCGCAACGTCGGCTTCGGCGGCATGGCGCTCAAGGACTATTCGCAGCGCGAGCGCAGCGCCATGGAGATCCTGCCGCAGGCCTATGGCCTGGTGCGCGATATCACCGGTGCGCGCGCCTTCGTGTCGCTGGCAGCGGCGCTGCCCGGAGCGGGGCAGTTCGACGTCGAGATGGTGGTGACTGCCGCCGATGACATCGAGCGCATGCTGCCCGTGGCGCAGAGCCTGGTGAAGGCGGCGCGCGCCTCCGGCCGCTTCATGTTCGCCGACACGGACCTGAAGGTGGATATCTCGCAGGCCAGCGTGGTGATCGACCGCAACCGCGTGGCCGACCTCGGGCTCGACCTCACCCAGGTCGGCCAGGAACTCGGCGTGCTCCTCGGCGGCGCCTACGTCAACCGCTTCAACCTTGACGGGCGCAGCTACAAGGTCATCCCGCAGATGGGCGAGGCCGAGCGCCGCGATGTCAGCCGCCTGCTCGACCTCAAGGTCATGGGCCCTGGCGGGCAGCTGATTCCCGTTTCGAGCTTCGCCCGCGTCGAGAGCAATGCCGCGCCGCGCTCGCTCAACCGGTTCCAGCAGCGCAACTCGTTCCGCATCAACGGCGGCATCTTCCCGGGGCTGACCAAGGAGCAGGGTCTGGCGGCGCTCGAGGCGGCGGCCGCCGAGGTCCTGCCGCCAGGCTATGCGATCGACTACGCCGGTGAGTCACGCCAGATCCGCACCGAGGGCGCGACCCTGAGTGGCACGCTGGCCTTCGCCGTGGTGCTGATCTACCTGGTGCTCACCGCGCAGTTCGGCAACTTCCGCGACCCGCTGGTGATCCTGCTGGCTTCGGTGCCGCTGGCGCTGACCAGTGCGCTGGTGTTCACTTTCCTCGAGTTCACCACCATCAACATCTTCACCCAGGTGGGGCTGATCACCCTGGTCGGCCTGATCGCCAAGAACGGCATCCTCATCGTCGAGTTCGCCAACAAGCTGCGCGAGGCTGGGCAGGAGCGCATGGCGGCGATCCGCGAGGCCTCGCTGGAGCGGCTGCGCCCGGTGCTGATGACCACCGCGGCGACGGTGTTCGGCCACCTGCCGCTGGTGCTGGTCAGCGGGCCGGGCGCGGCGGCACGCAACAGCATCGGCATCGTGCTGGTCTCGGGGATGGCGATCGGCACGCTGTTCACGCTGCTGATCCTGCCCGCGGTGTACCTGTGGCTGTCCGGGGCGCATGAGGCCGGGCCGGCCGCGGCCGGCAGTGCCGCTGGTCGCGACGGCGCACCGGGGCGGACGGCGGCTTCAGCGAACTCGTAG
- a CDS encoding PD40 domain-containing protein codes for MAGLSSASQGAGGCLLLAVLAACSPAPSPQQSADTGPAASPAAAATPVPGVELPVRKVPNLPPGGEAYYAADSLHLIANMDDPQAQRAEGSGGGGSLTYVFTDDGSVVRRINDHGQDACSYFFPDMKQIVWTSTRDNMDMPFGNWFDDADYPRGAELYLSDPEGGNVRRLTHNQWYDAEVSVSPDGKWIVFGRQTDGRMDLWRMRADGSGEQQITRTDDWQEGAPFYMPDNETIMFRAWQRSVKNELRKQQPQGQRRWITPMTVFTIRQDGTGLTQRTFDRDMNWAPYPAPDGRHYVFVRVVDGNNWEVFLGDLAGDAPRRLTYSPGFDGLPSLSPDGRKMVFARQAAGFSVYVMDVSSLGLGPGNYKGIPATPVPDNAVIADMRPAASTLSE; via the coding sequence ATGGCCGGATTGTCTTCAGCCTCGCAGGGCGCAGGGGGATGCCTGCTGCTGGCCGTGCTCGCGGCCTGCTCCCCGGCACCCTCCCCGCAGCAATCGGCCGATACCGGCCCGGCGGCCAGCCCGGCCGCGGCAGCCACACCCGTGCCAGGCGTCGAGTTGCCGGTACGCAAGGTGCCCAACCTCCCGCCGGGCGGCGAAGCCTACTACGCCGCAGACAGCCTGCATCTGATCGCCAACATGGACGACCCGCAGGCACAGCGCGCCGAGGGTTCCGGTGGCGGTGGCTCCCTGACCTACGTGTTCACCGACGATGGCAGCGTCGTCCGCCGCATCAATGACCACGGCCAGGATGCCTGCTCATACTTCTTTCCCGACATGAAGCAGATCGTCTGGACCTCCACCCGCGACAACATGGACATGCCCTTCGGCAACTGGTTCGACGATGCCGACTATCCGCGCGGCGCGGAGCTCTATCTCTCCGACCCCGAAGGCGGGAATGTCCGGCGCCTCACCCATAACCAGTGGTACGACGCGGAGGTGTCCGTATCGCCGGACGGCAAGTGGATCGTCTTCGGGCGCCAGACCGACGGGCGCATGGATCTCTGGCGGATGCGCGCCGACGGCAGCGGGGAGCAGCAGATCACCCGCACCGATGACTGGCAGGAAGGCGCCCCGTTCTACATGCCGGACAACGAGACCATCATGTTCCGTGCCTGGCAGAGGAGCGTGAAGAACGAACTGCGCAAGCAGCAGCCGCAGGGGCAAAGGCGGTGGATCACGCCGATGACCGTCTTCACCATCCGGCAGGACGGCACGGGCCTCACCCAGCGCACTTTCGACCGCGACATGAACTGGGCGCCGTATCCGGCGCCGGATGGCCGTCACTATGTGTTCGTGCGCGTGGTCGACGGCAACAACTGGGAGGTCTTCCTCGGCGACCTCGCGGGCGATGCGCCCCGGCGCCTGACCTACAGCCCGGGATTCGACGGCTTGCCGTCGCTGTCACCGGATGGCCGGAAGATGGTCTTTGCAAGGCAGGCGGCAGGATTCTCGGTGTATGTGATGGATGTGTCTTCGCTCGGACTCGGGCCCGGGAACTACAAGGGCATCCCGGCCACTCCGGTACCCGACAATGCGGTGATTGCCGACATGCGCCCCGCCGCCAGCACATTATCGGAGTAA
- a CDS encoding efflux RND transporter periplasmic adaptor subunit, translating into MNRRALLLIVITLIAVVAALGSYKYWRVTAAIAAGAAFANPAESVSVAVAHPINWQVAASAPGTVVAREFVTLSNELPGTVARVSFHSGEVVEAGQVLLELDTRSERAELRSAEADITLARLTAERTRKLVEQRAGTQAEVDRAEAQLAQAEARRDVIATTIQRRTVRAPFRGRIGLRDVHPGQYLAAGSELTTLESVAESVFVDFRLQQEIAAQLAPGMEVRLAGAGLPAGATAVVRAIDARADEASRTVRVRAEAPVAAGLTPGAFVEVTVAAAAAREVLAVPQAAVRRAAFGDHVYVIREDAGDAKGPTAEQRFVRTGPTLDSEVVILDGLAAGERVATEGSFKLRQGSRVKIIEADGKAGAPAAGAPRGS; encoded by the coding sequence ATGAACCGACGTGCCCTGCTTCTCATCGTCATCACCCTGATTGCCGTCGTTGCGGCACTCGGCAGCTACAAGTACTGGCGCGTGACCGCGGCGATCGCGGCGGGTGCCGCATTCGCCAATCCGGCGGAGTCGGTGAGCGTGGCGGTGGCGCACCCCATCAACTGGCAGGTCGCCGCCAGCGCCCCGGGCACCGTGGTGGCGCGCGAATTCGTCACCCTGAGCAACGAGCTGCCCGGAACGGTCGCGCGCGTCAGCTTCCATTCCGGCGAGGTCGTCGAGGCCGGCCAGGTGTTGCTCGAGCTCGACACGCGTTCCGAGCGCGCGGAGCTGCGCAGTGCCGAAGCGGACATCACGCTCGCCCGCCTCACGGCCGAGCGCACCCGCAAGCTGGTCGAGCAGCGCGCCGGCACGCAGGCGGAGGTGGACCGCGCCGAGGCGCAGCTGGCCCAGGCGGAGGCGCGCCGCGACGTGATCGCCACCACCATCCAGCGGCGCACCGTGCGCGCGCCGTTCCGCGGCCGCATCGGCCTGCGCGACGTGCACCCGGGCCAGTACCTCGCCGCGGGCAGCGAGCTGACGACGCTGGAGAGCGTGGCTGAAAGCGTGTTCGTCGACTTCCGGCTGCAGCAGGAAATCGCCGCGCAGCTGGCACCGGGCATGGAAGTGCGCCTGGCCGGCGCGGGCCTGCCTGCCGGCGCCACCGCCGTGGTCCGCGCCATCGACGCGCGCGCCGACGAGGCGTCGCGCACCGTGCGCGTGCGCGCCGAGGCGCCGGTCGCCGCCGGCCTGACACCGGGCGCCTTCGTCGAGGTGACGGTGGCGGCCGCCGCAGCCCGCGAGGTGCTGGCGGTGCCGCAGGCAGCGGTGCGCCGTGCGGCCTTTGGCGATCATGTCTACGTCATCCGCGAGGATGCCGGCGACGCGAAAGGCCCGACTGCCGAGCAACGCTTCGTGCGTACCGGGCCGACGCTCGATTCCGAGGTGGTGATCCTCGATGGGCTCGCCGCCGGCGAGCGCGTGGCAACCGAAGGCTCCTTCAAGCTGCGCCAGGGGTCGCGTGTGAAGATCATCGAGGCGGACGGGAAGGCGGGGGCGCCGGCGGCCGGGGCGCCGCGCGGCTCGTGA
- a CDS encoding acyl-CoA synthetase: protein MYPGNWARKFPRKAAFIDAASGATVTYGEFDARSNRLAQLMWQRGLRPGDHVALFMDNDLRYFEGIWAALRSGLYVTPINRYLTAEEAAYILNDCEAQLLVASGTLAGVARELPRLAPRCHTWLAINGAIEGYEDYEAQLAVQPAQPLAAEPEGRFMLYSSGTTGRPKGILRPLSGLPISEGAAQLAGPQRTLWGFDEDTVFLSTAPLYHSAPTGFGVAATVQGGTVVVMPRFEEIEALRAIERFRITHSQWVPTMFVRLLKRRLAERSGFDLSSHRVAVHGAAPCPVVVKQQMIEWWGPILYEYYSGSELHGLTHCDSREWLAHPGTVGKAVMGILHVCDEEGRELPPGESGLVYFEQSGNPFEYHKDADKTRSARHPQHGNWSALGDVGHVDADGFLYLTDRATFMIISGGVNIYPQEIEDRLVLHPAVADVAVFGVPDPGMGEAVKAVVQAAPGATPGEALAAELIGYAREHLAHYKCPRSVDFVDELPRLPTGKLYKRILRDRYWGNAGSRIV, encoded by the coding sequence ATGTATCCAGGCAACTGGGCCCGCAAGTTTCCGCGGAAGGCGGCGTTCATCGATGCGGCCAGCGGCGCGACGGTGACTTATGGCGAGTTCGATGCACGCTCGAATCGCCTGGCGCAGCTGATGTGGCAGCGGGGCCTGCGGCCCGGCGACCATGTCGCGCTGTTCATGGACAATGACCTGCGCTATTTCGAGGGCATCTGGGCGGCGCTGCGCTCGGGGCTCTATGTCACGCCGATCAACCGCTACCTCACGGCGGAGGAGGCGGCGTACATACTCAATGACTGCGAGGCGCAGCTGCTGGTGGCGTCGGGCACGCTGGCCGGCGTGGCGCGGGAGCTGCCGCGCCTGGCGCCGCGTTGCCATACCTGGCTGGCGATCAACGGGGCGATCGAGGGCTACGAGGACTACGAGGCGCAGCTGGCGGTCCAGCCGGCGCAGCCGCTGGCGGCGGAGCCGGAGGGCCGCTTCATGCTCTACAGCTCGGGCACCACCGGGCGGCCGAAGGGCATCCTGCGCCCGCTGTCGGGGCTGCCCATCAGCGAGGGTGCGGCCCAGCTCGCGGGGCCGCAGCGCACGCTCTGGGGCTTCGACGAGGACACCGTGTTCCTGTCCACCGCGCCGCTGTACCACTCGGCGCCGACGGGCTTCGGCGTGGCGGCCACGGTGCAGGGCGGCACGGTGGTCGTGATGCCGCGCTTCGAGGAGATCGAGGCGCTGCGCGCCATCGAGAGGTTCCGCATCACCCACAGCCAGTGGGTGCCGACGATGTTCGTGCGCCTGCTCAAGCGCCGGCTCGCCGAGCGCAGCGGCTTCGACCTGTCCTCGCACCGGGTCGCCGTGCATGGCGCCGCGCCCTGCCCGGTGGTCGTCAAGCAGCAGATGATCGAGTGGTGGGGGCCGATCCTCTACGAGTACTACTCGGGCAGCGAACTGCATGGGCTCACCCACTGCGATTCCCGGGAGTGGCTGGCGCATCCGGGCACGGTCGGCAAGGCCGTGATGGGCATCCTGCACGTCTGCGATGAGGAGGGGCGCGAGCTGCCGCCGGGCGAGTCCGGGCTGGTCTACTTCGAGCAGTCCGGCAATCCGTTCGAGTACCACAAGGACGCCGACAAGACCCGCTCGGCGCGCCATCCGCAGCATGGCAACTGGAGCGCGCTCGGCGACGTCGGCCACGTGGATGCGGACGGCTTCCTCTACCTCACCGACCGCGCCACCTTCATGATCATTTCCGGCGGGGTCAATATCTATCCGCAGGAGATCGAGGACCGGCTGGTCCTGCATCCCGCCGTGGCCGACGTGGCCGTGTTCGGCGTGCCGGATCCCGGGATGGGTGAGGCGGTGAAGGCGGTGGTGCAGGCGGCGCCGGGCGCCACGCCGGGCGAGGCGCTGGCGGCCGAGCTCATCGGCTATGCCCGCGAGCACCTGGCGCATTACAAGTGTCCGCGCAGCGTCGATTTCGTCGACGAGCTGCCGCGCCTGCCCACCGGCAAGCTCTACAAGCGCATCCTCAGGGACCGCTACTGGGGCAATGCCGGCTCACGCATCGTCTGA